Proteins from one Planctomyces sp. SH-PL62 genomic window:
- a CDS encoding TlpA family protein disulfide reductase, which produces MTSDPQWADDEHEDEDRNQDEAAGRKPDRASLALAVATILLVAATAWLRFGPGLFPRPIQIGEPMPPTRLADLHDPGSRLLLGVQGEVLWLVFVSTESAEATPVLPELEAVWKRLGPDRRFGMAIAAVDRTGPDRPRAALEAYRGKLPLYLAGRDAPQSFGIEPTGAPWHFLVDPHGRVAALARGSGGDTVDRLAKMATAWLDGLDPASDARFSLTRADAGAPTSGGIRILSASPPRS; this is translated from the coding sequence ATGACGAGCGATCCCCAGTGGGCGGACGACGAACACGAGGACGAGGACCGGAACCAGGACGAGGCCGCGGGCCGGAAGCCCGATCGAGCGAGCCTCGCCCTGGCCGTCGCGACGATCCTCCTGGTGGCGGCCACCGCCTGGCTGCGGTTCGGCCCGGGGTTGTTTCCGAGGCCCATCCAAATCGGCGAGCCGATGCCGCCGACGCGGCTCGCCGACCTCCACGACCCGGGGTCGCGACTGCTGCTGGGGGTGCAGGGGGAGGTGCTCTGGCTGGTCTTCGTGTCGACCGAGTCCGCCGAGGCGACGCCGGTCCTGCCGGAGCTGGAGGCGGTCTGGAAGCGGCTCGGGCCCGACCGCCGATTCGGGATGGCGATCGCGGCCGTCGACCGGACCGGCCCCGACCGTCCCCGCGCGGCCCTGGAAGCCTACCGGGGGAAGCTCCCGCTCTATTTAGCCGGCCGAGACGCCCCGCAGTCGTTCGGGATCGAGCCGACCGGGGCCCCCTGGCACTTCCTGGTCGACCCCCACGGCCGGGTCGCCGCGCTGGCGAGAGGCTCCGGCGGGGACACCGTAGACCGCCTCGCGAAGATGGCGACCGCCTGGCTCGACGGCCTGGATCCGGCCTCCGACGCGCGGTTCTCCCTGACCCGCGCCGACGCCGGGGCGCCGACGTCGGGGGGGATCAGAATCTTGTCGGCGAGCCCCCCCCGAAGTTAA
- a CDS encoding 6-phosphofructokinase, with the protein MSASSSPAPAVAPKSTGRPIKRVAILFAGGPAPAANAVISTCAASFLNHGIEVVGVMNGYSHLVEFAPDHPMQEGRDYVLLTAKRLRRTRNTRGIMIGTARTNPGKDVSHPSHLKDAKRTTLLRTVHEALTSLGVDALVSIGGDDTLKTANKFKLFQDALPADQKRISVVHVPKTIDNDYRGIDFTFGYFTAVETLAEEIRNLLADGEATRGYFIAECMGRSAGWLAYGAAIASEASLVMSVEDMVGDLMTEETVTDPKTGVSTKRKIMNIDAFVDKIVSLMVAREKLGKEHGVVVLAEGLASFLPSNHLEGAKFDEHGHLSLAATNMARLVNRLVEKAYEQRTGKKRRITPVQLGYESRCALPHAFDVMLGSQLGVGAVRALVEKQYDGVMISTAGQLELSFVPFETLIDPETLVTVVRFIAEGSDFQKLARLLEASQNY; encoded by the coding sequence ATGTCCGCCTCCTCGAGCCCCGCCCCCGCCGTCGCCCCCAAGTCGACGGGACGCCCCATCAAGCGCGTGGCGATCCTCTTCGCCGGCGGGCCCGCGCCGGCCGCCAACGCCGTGATCTCCACCTGCGCCGCCTCGTTCCTCAACCACGGGATCGAGGTCGTCGGCGTCATGAACGGCTACTCCCACCTGGTCGAGTTCGCCCCCGACCATCCGATGCAGGAGGGCCGCGACTACGTCCTGCTGACGGCCAAGAGGCTGCGTCGGACGCGCAACACCCGCGGCATCATGATCGGCACCGCCCGCACCAACCCGGGCAAGGACGTCTCGCACCCCAGCCACCTGAAAGACGCCAAGCGGACGACCCTCCTGCGGACCGTGCACGAGGCCCTGACCTCGCTGGGCGTCGACGCCCTGGTCTCCATCGGCGGCGACGACACCCTCAAGACGGCCAACAAGTTCAAGCTCTTCCAGGACGCCCTCCCGGCCGACCAGAAGCGGATCTCCGTCGTCCACGTCCCCAAGACGATCGACAACGACTACCGCGGCATCGACTTCACCTTCGGCTACTTCACGGCCGTCGAGACCCTGGCCGAGGAGATCCGCAACCTCCTGGCCGACGGCGAGGCCACCCGCGGCTACTTCATCGCCGAGTGCATGGGCCGGAGCGCCGGCTGGCTCGCCTACGGCGCCGCCATCGCCAGCGAGGCCAGCCTCGTCATGAGCGTCGAGGACATGGTCGGCGACCTCATGACCGAGGAGACCGTCACCGACCCGAAGACCGGCGTCTCCACCAAGCGTAAGATCATGAATATCGACGCGTTCGTCGATAAGATCGTCTCGCTCATGGTCGCCCGCGAGAAGCTCGGCAAGGAGCACGGCGTCGTCGTCCTCGCCGAGGGCCTGGCCTCGTTCCTCCCCAGCAACCACCTGGAGGGCGCCAAGTTCGACGAGCACGGCCACCTGTCGCTGGCCGCCACGAACATGGCCCGGCTGGTGAACAGGCTGGTCGAGAAGGCCTACGAGCAGCGGACCGGCAAGAAGCGGCGGATCACCCCCGTCCAGCTCGGCTACGAGTCCCGCTGCGCCCTGCCGCACGCCTTCGACGTCATGCTCGGCAGCCAGCTCGGCGTCGGCGCCGTCCGCGCCCTGGTCGAGAAGCAGTACGACGGCGTCATGATCTCCACGGCGGGCCAGCTCGAGCTGAGCTTCGTCCCGTTCGAGACCCTGATCGACCCCGAGACCCTCGTCACAGTCGTCCGCTTCATCGCGGAGGGCTCCGACTTCCAGAAGCTCGCCCGGCTGCTGGAAGCCTCGCAGAATTATTGA
- a CDS encoding ABC transporter ATP-binding protein produces MSAAIAIRGATKRFGSVTAVDRLDLTVPRGSLYGFIGPNGSGKTTTLRMIMRILLPDDGEIEVLGDRDTRAAHDGVSYLPEERGLYKRMTVRRLLRYFGALKGARQPDLDRDIAHWLEVMRLSEWIDKRVDALSKGMAQKIQFVATVLNRPELLILDEPFSGLDPVNAEVLTDAVLNLRRAGTTIVFSTHDMAVAERLCDRIFMIYRGKKVLDGTLDEIQAKYGFDTIRVASDAGVDAFDGLSGVREVRDRGNFQELRYQGDPQELLRSLIDRTRITRFEVARPSLQDVFVRIADPQEAAIRETPIHAA; encoded by the coding sequence ATGAGCGCGGCGATCGCGATTCGAGGGGCCACGAAACGGTTCGGCAGCGTCACGGCGGTCGACCGCCTCGATCTGACCGTGCCTCGGGGCTCGCTCTACGGCTTCATCGGCCCCAACGGATCGGGCAAGACCACGACCCTGCGGATGATCATGCGCATCCTCCTCCCCGACGACGGGGAGATCGAGGTCCTGGGCGACCGCGACACCCGCGCCGCGCACGACGGGGTCAGTTATCTACCCGAGGAGCGAGGGCTCTACAAACGGATGACCGTCCGGCGGCTGCTCCGCTACTTCGGCGCCCTGAAAGGAGCCCGCCAGCCCGATCTGGATCGGGACATCGCCCACTGGCTGGAAGTGATGCGGCTTTCCGAATGGATCGACAAGCGGGTCGACGCGCTCTCCAAGGGCATGGCGCAGAAGATCCAGTTCGTCGCGACGGTCCTCAACCGGCCCGAACTCCTGATCCTCGACGAGCCGTTCTCCGGGCTCGACCCGGTGAACGCCGAGGTCCTCACCGACGCCGTGCTCAACCTTCGCCGGGCGGGGACCACGATCGTCTTCTCGACCCACGACATGGCCGTCGCCGAGCGGCTGTGCGACCGGATCTTCATGATCTACCGGGGAAAGAAAGTGCTCGACGGCACCCTCGACGAGATCCAGGCGAAGTACGGCTTCGACACGATCCGGGTCGCGTCCGACGCCGGCGTCGACGCCTTCGACGGCCTGTCCGGCGTCCGCGAGGTCCGCGACCGGGGGAATTTCCAGGAACTCCGCTACCAGGGGGACCCACAGGAGCTGCTCCGGTCCCTGATCGATCGGACGCGGATCACCCGGTTCGAGGTCGCGCGGCCCTCGCTGCAAGACGTGTTCGTCCGCATCGCCGACCCCCAAGAGGCCGCCATCCGGGAGACGCCGATCCATGCCGCTTGA
- a CDS encoding nucleotidyltransferase: MGTDGRATAIGHLDADCFYVSAERVRDAFLMDKPVGVLGNQGACVIAKSYEMKGRGVRTGEPIWEAMEKCPDGIYIKRDFRWYEVLSRMMLDLMRDTSRQVEYYSIDEFFFRAEVGRGETFEGLAASLRDRIKKCVGVPVTVGIARTRTLAKLISDASKPYGARAVLGAAEEERLLADLPVTEIAGIAGRRAERLSAWGITTCLHLARADRALVRRLLTASGEALWWEINGDPVQAIHCRRPVHKTLSRGGSLGESTDEPVLLYAWLVRNVERLIEELRYHEVAAGRLKVIVMYKTGHTGLGQRALVVPSDRFDLLLEAARPCLRQAWARGATATHMHVIADELTPRGQSALAYFDPPERRIRAEAVARVKERINGKVGRFAIRSGATLHLPAIYADVANSYDICDIRDKTCF; this comes from the coding sequence ATGGGTACGGACGGGCGAGCGACGGCGATCGGACATCTCGACGCGGACTGCTTCTACGTGTCCGCGGAGCGGGTGCGCGACGCGTTCCTGATGGACAAGCCGGTGGGCGTGCTGGGGAACCAGGGGGCGTGCGTCATCGCCAAGAGCTACGAGATGAAGGGGCGTGGGGTGAGGACCGGCGAGCCGATCTGGGAGGCGATGGAGAAATGCCCGGACGGGATCTACATCAAGCGCGATTTCCGCTGGTACGAGGTCCTGAGCCGGATGATGCTCGACCTGATGCGCGACACCTCGCGGCAGGTGGAGTATTACTCGATCGACGAGTTCTTCTTCCGGGCGGAGGTGGGCCGGGGGGAGACGTTCGAGGGGCTGGCGGCCTCGCTCCGCGATCGGATCAAGAAGTGCGTGGGCGTTCCGGTGACGGTGGGGATCGCGCGGACGCGGACGCTGGCGAAGCTGATCTCGGACGCGTCCAAGCCGTACGGGGCCCGCGCGGTGCTCGGCGCGGCCGAGGAGGAGCGGCTGCTGGCCGACCTGCCGGTGACCGAGATCGCCGGGATCGCCGGCCGCCGGGCGGAGCGGCTGTCGGCCTGGGGGATCACGACCTGCCTCCACCTGGCCCGCGCCGACCGGGCCCTGGTGCGACGGCTGCTGACGGCCTCCGGCGAGGCGCTCTGGTGGGAGATCAACGGCGACCCGGTGCAGGCGATCCACTGCCGGCGGCCCGTCCACAAGACCCTCTCGCGGGGGGGGAGCCTGGGGGAGTCGACCGACGAGCCGGTGCTCCTCTACGCCTGGCTGGTGCGGAACGTCGAACGGCTGATCGAGGAGTTGCGGTACCACGAGGTCGCCGCGGGGCGGCTGAAGGTGATCGTCATGTACAAGACCGGCCACACCGGGCTCGGTCAGAGGGCGCTGGTGGTCCCCAGCGACCGCTTCGACCTGTTGCTGGAGGCGGCCCGCCCCTGCCTCCGCCAGGCCTGGGCGCGAGGGGCGACGGCCACGCACATGCACGTGATCGCCGACGAACTCACCCCTCGGGGGCAGTCCGCGCTGGCCTATTTCGACCCCCCCGAACGTCGGATCCGCGCCGAGGCCGTCGCGCGGGTGAAGGAGCGGATCAACGGCAAGGTCGGCCGGTTCGCGATCCGCAGCGGCGCGACGCTTCACCTCCCCGCGATCTACGCCGACGTGGCCAACTCCTACGACATCTGCGACATCCGCGACAAGACGTGTTTCTGA
- a CDS encoding alpha-L-fucosidase — translation MTNRFGIGGFRRALVIGGALAGLLLAPEARAEEPPARPEETPNALARRWFEDAKFGLFVHWGVYSLLGKGEWVMNNDKIPIAEYRKLPPQFNPTKFDAEEWVKLAKSAGVRYITVTTKHHDGFCMYDSKLTDYDVVDGSPYAKDPIKALADACRKHRIKLFFYYSLLDWHHPDYFPLGKTGHDAGREEKGDWSKYVAYYQGQVRELCTNYGEIGGLWFDGWWDAPEAAWDLEGTYKLIHDLQPGALVGNNHHVAPFPGEDFQMFEQDLPGENSAGFNKAEATTALPLETCLTMNESWGYNSRDDHFKSAEQIVRALAGAAGRGANLLLNVGPKPDGTIGPEFAERLLAVGRWLEGNGKAIYGTRKGPIPPQPWGVTTDRDGSEGQVPTIYLHILKPDVNEVTLPEMLVEAVAFPLGGMVPLKKEMAGGGVKFTLPDDDRDPYDTIISVTFPVPMPR, via the coding sequence ATGACGAATCGATTCGGGATCGGCGGCTTCCGGCGGGCGCTCGTGATCGGGGGGGCGCTCGCGGGCCTGCTCCTCGCCCCGGAGGCCCGCGCCGAGGAGCCCCCCGCGCGGCCGGAGGAGACGCCCAACGCCCTCGCCCGCCGCTGGTTCGAGGACGCCAAGTTCGGCCTGTTCGTCCACTGGGGCGTCTATTCGCTGCTGGGCAAGGGCGAATGGGTCATGAACAACGACAAGATCCCCATCGCCGAGTACCGCAAGCTCCCGCCCCAGTTCAACCCGACCAAGTTCGACGCCGAGGAGTGGGTCAAGCTCGCCAAATCGGCCGGCGTGCGCTACATCACCGTCACCACGAAGCACCACGACGGCTTCTGCATGTACGACAGCAAGTTGACCGACTACGACGTCGTCGACGGCTCCCCCTACGCCAAGGACCCGATCAAGGCCCTGGCCGACGCCTGTCGGAAGCATCGCATCAAGCTTTTCTTCTATTACTCCCTGCTGGACTGGCATCACCCCGACTACTTCCCCCTGGGGAAGACCGGCCATGACGCGGGCCGCGAAGAGAAGGGGGACTGGTCGAAGTACGTGGCCTACTACCAGGGCCAGGTGCGCGAGCTCTGCACCAACTACGGCGAGATCGGCGGCCTCTGGTTCGACGGCTGGTGGGACGCCCCCGAAGCCGCCTGGGACCTGGAAGGGACGTACAAGCTGATCCACGACCTCCAGCCCGGCGCGCTGGTGGGCAACAACCACCACGTGGCCCCGTTCCCCGGCGAGGACTTCCAGATGTTCGAGCAGGACCTCCCCGGCGAGAACTCGGCCGGCTTCAACAAGGCCGAGGCGACGACGGCCCTCCCGCTGGAAACCTGCCTGACGATGAACGAGTCGTGGGGGTACAATTCCAGGGACGACCACTTCAAGTCCGCCGAGCAGATCGTCCGGGCCCTGGCGGGGGCGGCGGGCCGGGGCGCGAACCTCCTCCTCAACGTCGGGCCGAAGCCCGACGGAACCATCGGCCCGGAATTCGCCGAACGTCTGCTGGCCGTAGGTCGCTGGCTCGAGGGCAACGGCAAGGCGATCTACGGCACGCGCAAAGGGCCGATCCCGCCCCAACCCTGGGGCGTGACCACGGACCGGGACGGCTCGGAGGGCCAGGTGCCGACGATCTATCTCCACATCCTCAAGCCCGACGTGAACGAGGTGACGCTCCCCGAGATGCTGGTCGAAGCCGTCGCGTTCCCACTCGGCGGCATGGTCCCCTTGAAGAAAGAGATGGCGGGCGGCGGGGTGAAATTCACCCTCCCCGACGACGACCGCGACCCCTACGATACGATCATCTCGGTGACGTTCCCCGTCCCGATGCCGCGCTGA
- a CDS encoding ABC transporter permease, with protein sequence MPLDLRKIQVVAGAEFSSSVRTKSFLISLLALPLIMGGSVLLQLFVGSQVDAKPRRFVVVDDAQAFAPTIAKAVESYNAQIDAAGGKIAQPRFVLEPTPALEAGGDAARALALSDRVRRGELDAYVEIVPGDGPEGSPTIQYHSNNPNDDLLRRWVTETVNAEVRARRFRVAGIDQALAERLSRPVAAENLQLADRNDAGVARKVDPVRTMAVPAILLFTVFLVVMTSGPQLLNSVIEEKMSRISEVLLGSVSPFDLMMGKLLGNAGVAMLLASLYLGAGYGVAAYHGYADVISPGLLAALVGFLFVAVLLYGSLYMAVGAACNDLKDAQSLMWPVMVLSMLPVFTWTAVLKNPASALSVGMSLFPPATPFLMLMRMAMQPSPPAWQVVLSVVLATATALACVWAGGRIFRTGLLMQGKTPSLAELAKWALKG encoded by the coding sequence ATGCCGCTTGACCTCCGCAAAATCCAGGTGGTCGCGGGCGCCGAGTTCTCCTCGTCGGTCCGCACCAAGTCGTTTTTGATCAGCCTTTTGGCGCTCCCCCTTATCATGGGGGGCTCGGTGCTGCTCCAACTCTTCGTGGGCTCGCAGGTCGACGCCAAGCCCCGGCGGTTCGTCGTCGTGGACGACGCCCAGGCCTTCGCCCCGACGATCGCGAAGGCGGTCGAGAGTTACAACGCGCAGATCGACGCCGCCGGCGGCAAGATCGCCCAGCCTCGTTTCGTGCTGGAGCCGACTCCCGCCCTCGAGGCCGGCGGCGACGCCGCGCGGGCGCTCGCCCTCTCCGACCGGGTCCGTCGCGGGGAGCTGGACGCCTACGTCGAGATCGTCCCCGGCGACGGGCCCGAGGGCTCCCCCACGATCCAGTACCACTCCAACAATCCCAACGACGACCTCTTGCGCCGCTGGGTGACGGAGACGGTCAACGCCGAGGTCCGCGCGCGGCGGTTCCGAGTCGCGGGGATCGACCAGGCGCTGGCCGAGCGGCTGAGTCGCCCGGTCGCGGCCGAGAACCTCCAACTCGCCGATCGGAACGACGCCGGCGTGGCGCGGAAGGTCGACCCGGTTCGTACGATGGCGGTCCCGGCGATCCTCCTGTTCACCGTGTTCCTGGTGGTCATGACGAGCGGGCCGCAGCTCCTCAACAGCGTCATCGAGGAGAAGATGAGCCGGATCAGCGAGGTCCTCCTGGGCTCGGTCTCGCCGTTCGACCTGATGATGGGCAAGCTGCTGGGGAACGCGGGCGTGGCGATGCTGCTGGCGAGCCTGTACCTGGGCGCGGGGTACGGCGTCGCGGCGTATCACGGCTACGCCGACGTGATCTCGCCCGGCCTGCTGGCGGCCCTGGTCGGCTTCCTGTTCGTGGCGGTGCTGCTCTACGGCTCGCTGTACATGGCGGTGGGGGCGGCCTGCAACGACCTCAAGGACGCGCAATCGCTGATGTGGCCGGTGATGGTCCTCTCGATGCTCCCCGTCTTCACCTGGACGGCCGTGCTCAAGAACCCCGCGAGCGCGCTGTCGGTCGGGATGTCGCTGTTCCCGCCGGCCACCCCTTTTCTGATGCTCATGCGGATGGCGATGCAGCCCTCGCCCCCGGCCTGGCAGGTCGTCCTCTCCGTCGTCCTGGCGACCGCCACCGCCCTCGCCTGCGTCTGGGCCGGCGGGCGGATCTTCCGGACGGGACTCCTGATGCAGGGCAAGACGCCCAGCCTGGCCGAGCTGGCGAAGTGGGCGTTGAAGGGGTGA